A single region of the Sorghum bicolor cultivar BTx623 chromosome 9, Sorghum_bicolor_NCBIv3, whole genome shotgun sequence genome encodes:
- the LOC110430303 gene encoding post-GPI attachment to proteins factor 3-like — protein MGGGVWVFQLVSLLALGFVLSSVEASLGDIDPRYRTCVRECQTTGITGENIISHCQSKENDTSVGGSWYNQEQIYVQWKQLNCMTDCRYFCMMQREGERQSLGLSPVKYHGKWPFLRVSVFQEPLSVALSAMNLLVHFAGWLSFFLLVNYKLPLRPQTKRTYYEYTGLWHIYAILSMNAWFWSSIFHTRDIDLTEKLDYSSAVALLGYSLILSLLRTFNVKDEATRVMFAAPILAFVTTHILYLNFYELDYGWNMKVCVVMAVVQLLSWAIWGGVSRHPARLKLWTVVFGGALAMLLELYDFPPYMGYADAHSLWHASTIPLTYLWWSFIKDDAEFRTSTLIKKAK, from the exons ATGGGTGGAGGCGTCTGGGTTTTCCAGTTGGTTTCCCTTCTTGCGCTTGGCTTTGTGCTCAGCAGTGTCGAGGCTAGCCTGGGAGATATTGATCCGCGGTACAG AACCTGCGTGAGGGAGTGTCAGACCACAGGGATTACTGGGGAGAATATCATCAGCCACTGCCAGTCCAAAGAGAATGACACATCTGTTGGAGGTTCTTGGTACAACCAGGAGCAAATTTACGTGCAGTGGAAACAACTGAACTGTATGACAGATTGTCGCTACTTCTGCATGATGCAGAGAGAAGGGGAACGGCAATCACTTGGCCTGAGCCCTGTGAAATATCATGGCAAATGGCCTTTCTTACGTGTTTCTGTGTTCCAG GAACCTCTTTCAGTTGCACTATCTGCTATGAACCTATTAGTGCACTTCGCTGGGTGGCTTTcatttttccttctagtgaattACAAATTACCTCTTAGACCCCAGACGAAGAGAACTTACTATGAATATACTGGCTTATGGCATATCTATGCAATTTTATCAATGAATGCATGGTTCTGGAGCTCCATCTTCCATACTAG AGATATTGACTTGACTGAGAAGTTGGACTACTCTTCAGCTGTTGCGCTGCTTGGATACTCGTTAATCCTTTCATTGCTAAGGACTTTCAATGTCAAGGATGAGGCTACCAGAGTGATGTTTGCAGCCCCTATTTTGGCATTCGTTACAACTCACATCTTGTATCTTAACTTCTATGAGCTTGACTATG GATGGAACATGAAAGTCTGTGTGGTGATGGCTGTGGTTCAACTTCTATCATGGGCAATTTGGGGTGGTGTAAGCAGACACCCGGCACGACTCAAGCTTTGGACAGTTGTTTTTGGAGGTGCACTAGCTATGCTTCTCGAACTCTATGACTTTCCTCCATACATGGGCTATGCCGATGCCCACTCTCTGTGGCATGCAAGCACGATTCCACTCACGTATCTCTGGTGGAGCTTCATTAAGGATGACGCTGAATTCCGCACCTCAACACTCATCAAGAAGGCAAAGTAA
- the LOC8066616 gene encoding S-type anion channel SLAH2 — protein MEDDANSKTHRAVPSLLADVEISDLAGFDVTPTPSPHAHDAPTPTPSPRPPKNPSRPGVPPLDRVTRRSEVVLPPLDSPFQAPGYRSVQPVSISLPSSPSGFGVPAGAAGDSADGLRRQALLANAAAAREPQPQMPPPPPARENGARSTHQPDKVVFRSQPIPGGHPPRAGSRTARVASRVISRDKRYDSFKTFSGKLERQLTHLAGAPEVHEEEEEDNVIATTSRTASMPKVDRFFAALEGPELDKLKSSEELVLPSDKTWPFLLRFPVSAFGMCLGVSSQAILWKTIASSSPTMFLHVTHKVNLVLWCISVVLMCAITAVYALKVAFFFEAVRREYYHPIRVNFFFAPWIACLFLVIGVPPSVAREPLPQWLWYALMAPVLTLELKIYGQWMSGGQRRLSKVANPSNHLSVVGNFVGALLGASMGLKEGPVFFFSVGLAHYTVLFVTLYQRLPTNETLPKELHPVFFLFVAAPSVASMALAKLTGEFGFGPRVAYFIAMFLYASLAVRINFFRGFRFSLAWWAYTFPMTGAAIASIRYSTEVDNAFTQTLCVALSAVAVLTVTALFVTTLVHAFVLRNLFPNDICIAITDHKMKPIVELQESPSADGSTNSNDNDNDIEAGDRGKQ, from the exons ATGGAGGACGACGCCAAcagcaagacgcaccgcgcGGTGCCGTCGCTGCTCGCCGACGTGGAGATCTCCGACCTGGCCGGCTTCGACGTCACCCCAACGCCGAGCCCGCACGCCCACGACGCCCCCACCCCGACCCCGAGCCCGCGCCCGCCCAAGAACCCGTCACGCCCCGGG GTGCCGCCGCTAGACCGCGTGACGCGCCGCAGCGAGGTGGTGCTGCCGCCGCTGGACTCGCCGTTCCAGGCGCCGGGCTACCGCTCCGTGCAGCCGGTCTCCATCAGCCTCCCTTCGTCGCCCAGCGGCTTCGGCGtgcccgccggcgccgccggcgaCTCGGCGGACGGCCTCCGGAGGCAGGCCCTCCTGGCCAACGCCGCCGCGGCGCGCGAGCCGCAGCCGcagatgccgccgccgccgcccgcgcggGAGAACGGAGCCCGGTCCACGCACCAGCCGGACAAGGTGGTGTTCCGCTCGCAGCCCATACCCGGCGGCCACCCCCCGCGCGCCGGCAGCAGGACGGCCCGAGTCGCCAGCAGGGTCATCAGCCGGGACAAGCGCTATGACTCCTTCAAGACCTTCTCCGGGAAGCTCGAGCGCCAGCTCACCCACCTGGCCGGCGCGCCGGAGGTccacgaggaggaggaagaagacaaCGTCATCGCCACCACCAGCCGCACCGCGTCCATGCCCAAAGTTGATCGCTTCTTCGCCGCTCTCGAAGGCCCCGAACTCGACAAGCTCAAG TCGTCGGAGGAGCTGGTGCTGCCGTCGGACAAGACGTGGCCGTTCCTGCTCCGGTTCCCGGTGTCGGCGTTCGGTATGTGCCTGGGCGTGAGCAGCCAGGCGATCCTGTGGAAGACGATCGCGTCGTCGTCGCCGACCATGTTCCTGCACGTGACCCACAAGGTGAACCTGGTGCTGTGGTGCATCTCCGTGGTGCTCATGTGCGCCATCACGGCCGTGTACGCGCTCAaggtcgccttcttcttcgaggCCGTGCGGCGCGAGTACTACCACCCGATCCGGGTGAACTTCTTCTTCGCGCCGTGGATCGCCTGCCTCTTCCTCGTCATCGGCGTGCCGCCGTCCGTTGCCAGGGAGCCCCTGCCGCAGTGGCTCTGGTACGCGCTCATGGCGCCCGTGCTCACCCTGGAGCTCAAGATCTACGGGCAGTGGATGTCCGGCGGGCAGCGGCGCCTGTCCAAGGTGGCCAACCCTTCCAACCACCTGTCCGTGGTGGGCAACTTCGTGGGCGCGCTGCTGGGCGCTAGCATGGGTCTCAAGGAGGGCcccgtcttcttcttctccgtCGGTCTGGCGCACTACACCGTGCTGTTCGTGACGCTGTACCAGCGGCTCCCCACCAACGAGACGCTGCCCAAGGAGCTCCACCCGGTGTTCTTCCTCTTCGTGGCGGCGCCCAGCGTGGCGAGCATGGCGTTGGCCAAGCTCACGGGCGAGTTCGGGTTCGGGCCCAGGGTCGCCTACTTCATCGCCATGTTCCTGTACGCGTCGCTGGCGGTGCGGATCAACTTCTTCCGCGGCTTCCGCTTCTCGCTGGCGTGGTGGGCGTACACGTTCCCCATGACCGGCGCCGCCATCGCGTCCATCCGCTACTCCACCGAGGTGGACAACGCCTTCACCCAGACGCTCTGCGTCGCGCTGTCCGCGgtcgccgtgctcacggtcaccgCGCTGTTCGTCACCACGCTGGTGCACGCCTTCGTGCTCCGGAACCTCTTCCCCAACGACATCTGCATCGCCATCACGGACCACAAGATGAAGCCCATCGTGGAGCTGCAGGAGAGCCCGAGCGCGGACGGCAGCACCAACAGCAACGACAACGACAACGACATCGAGGCCGGCGACCGTGGCAAGCAGTGA